CGCGTCCGCACCGTCGCCTCCGGGATACCCAAAACCGCCGCGATCTGCGCGGCAGGCATCTCTTCCAACGTGGAGAGCTGCAACGGTTCGCGCAGATCGTTCGGCAGCGCCGCGACCAGCGCTTCCACCAGCCGCTTCATCTCGTCGCGCGCCACCATCTGTTCGGCAGACATCCCGGTCGCGTGCAGTTGCGCGAGCTGCGCTTCAGGATCGGCGGCCATCTCCGGCTGATTGCGCCGGCGGTCTACCGCGATGCGCCATGCGATGCGCGCCAGCCACGCCTTCGGTTCGCGCACCTCGCTCAGCTCCGCCTGGTGTCGCACCACGCGCAGGAAGGTCTCTTGCACCACGTCTTCCGCGTCATGCCCGTGCCGCAATACCGCGTACGCCACCTGGAAGACGAAGCGCGCGTGCTCGCGCACCAGCGCCTCGACCGCGTCGGCTGCCACCACGCTCTTCGCGAACGGCTGCGCCAAGATCGCCTGCTCCAGTACGGCCATCGCTCGCCCTCGTCCGCTAAGACGCTGGGCACACGGCCGCGTTCTGATAAATGCTGGGGTGGGGACTGTATGCCGAAATCGAACCGTTGGCATAGCAGCGCAGAGACGGCCTTCCGGGCCTGCGACGGCGCCCGGCTCTAGCGCAGCGTCAGCGACGCTTCGGGCGAGAAGTTAAGCGGCGCGAACTCCCGGGCGACGAACTTGGGATACGCGGCCGCAGCGATCATCCCCGCGTTGTCGGTGGAAAGCGCGCGCGCGGGGAAAAATACCGGCACGCCCTCCTGCGCCCCGCTCGTCTCGAAGGTCGCGCGCAGCTCCGAGTTCGCCGCCACGCCGCCGGTCACGAACAGCGTGGCGACCTCGCGCTCGCGCACCGCGGCCAGCGTCTTCGCCACCAGGTCTTCCACCACCGCGCGCTGGAAGCTCGCGATCAGGTCGAGCGTGCGTTTGTCGGTGGCCGCGAGATACTCCTCGAGCGTCGGCTGGGTCTTGCCCGCCAGCACCAGCCGTCTCGCCTCGATCCCGGGCTGCATCGCATTCAGCTCCACGTAGCGCAAAACAGC
The Acidobacteriota bacterium genome window above contains:
- a CDS encoding sigma-70 family RNA polymerase sigma factor, with product MAVLEQAILAQPFAKSVVAADAVEALVREHARFVFQVAYAVLRHGHDAEDVVQETFLRVVRHQAELSEVREPKAWLARIAWRIAVDRRRNQPEMAADPEAQLAQLHATGMSAEQMVARDEMKRLVEALVAALPNDLREPLQLSTLEEMPAAQIAAVLGIPEATVRTR